GGCGGCCCGGCGACCATCGACATGTGGGATCTGAAGCCGGGGCACGAGAACGGCGGGCCGTTCAAGGAGATCAACACAACAGCGCCGGGGCTGAAGATCGGCGAGCACCTGCCGAAGCTCGCGAAACATGGCAAAGAGCTGGCGCCTGTGCGCTCGATGAAGACGAAGGAGGGCGATCACGAGCGCGCGGCTTTCCTGCTCCGTACCGGGTACACGCCGCAAGGCGCGATCCAGTTCCCGGCGGTTGGCGCGACGCTCGCGAAGGAACTCGGTTCGGAGTCCGCAGACTTACCAAATTTCGTGAGCGTCGCACCGGCCCGGTACGCCACCGCTCTCGGTGGCGGGTTCCTCGGGCCGCACTTCGATCCGCTATTCGTTGGCGATCAAACGGCCCCACAAGACGGACTCAAAGTGCCCGATCTGGCCCGCGTGCCCGGCGTTACTGATGCGGCTCAAAAGGCCCGGCTCGAACTGCTCGCCGGAGTGGAGAACAAGTTCGGCGCGGGGCGCAACAGTCCGGTTGCCGCGAGCGTGCAAGCCGCAACGTCGCGTGCGGTACGGCTGATGAAGCCCGAAGCCGCGGCCGCGTTCGATCTCGACCAGGAGAAGCAAAAGACGCGCGAAACCTATGGTCGCGGACTGTTCGGGCAGGGGTGCCTGCTCGCGCGCCGGCTGGTGGAGCGCGGGGTGCCGTTCGTGGAGGTCACACTCGACGGGTGGGACACGCACCAGAACAACTTCGACCGCGTGAAGGAGTTGTGCGGCACGCTCGACGCGGGGTTCGCCTCTCTGGTCGGCGATCTCAAGGACCGCGGGCTGCTCGA
This region of Gemmata massiliana genomic DNA includes:
- a CDS encoding DUF1501 domain-containing protein; its protein translation is MTRSLELTRRGWLKSAALGIGAATGSMSGWLRALASEAPKKPAKSVIVLWLNGGPATIDMWDLKPGHENGGPFKEINTTAPGLKIGEHLPKLAKHGKELAPVRSMKTKEGDHERAAFLLRTGYTPQGAIQFPAVGATLAKELGSESADLPNFVSVAPARYATALGGGFLGPHFDPLFVGDQTAPQDGLKVPDLARVPGVTDAAQKARLELLAGVENKFGAGRNSPVAASVQAATSRAVRLMKPEAAAAFDLDQEKQKTRETYGRGLFGQGCLLARRLVERGVPFVEVTLDGWDTHQNNFDRVKELCGTLDAGFASLVGDLKDRGLLDSTLVVCQGEFGRTPKINAQTGRDHWPASWAVALAGGGLKTGQAIGKTTKDGLAVEEQPVSVPDLIATVAKAVGIDPQKQNMSNVGRPIRVADPDAKPIKELL